The Vanrija pseudolonga chromosome 1, complete sequence genomic sequence TGACGCCACCAATGGTACAGAAGTAGATGGGCTCCTTGGAGCTTTGGGTGGTTGTCTCGGGTGGCGCTGGAGCTTCGGTAggcgtgggcgacggcgactcTGTGGCAGGGGACCCACCACCGGGCGAACAGGGCACCCAATGGGGGATGCCATCGGGGGCACCATTGTTGCACAGCTGCACGCCGTTGGCTGACGTGGTGGTTTCAGCTGGTGCCAGGGTGGGAGCCGGCGTGGTCGTAGGAGGTGGGATGTCACCGCAAGGAACATAGAACGGGACCATGCCCTCGGGACGGCCGTTGCACATCTCGATAGAAGTGGTCGTCGTTGGGGCGGGCTCAGATGTCGAGGATGTCTCCGGCGGCTGGGTGGTCGGCGACTGGGTCACCTCCACGCCCGGCTCCAgggaggcggtcgaggttGGCTCCTGTGACGAAGTGGGTGGCGCGGGCGCTTCGCTagacgtcgacggcgggggcTGCTCGCTGGACGTGGGCTGCTCGACGGAGGAGGATTGCTCTGTCGAGGACGGCTGCTCAGAAGAGGTGGTAGGTTCCTGAGTGGTTGTGGGTTCCTCGGTCGTAGTGGGGGCGGGCTGCACCGAGGATGACTCCGGGGGAGCGGCAGACGGGGTCGGCTCAGGTGTAGTCGTGGGTGCTGAGCCTTGGTCATTCCCCTGCGTcggctcgctgccgctgccactgATGTTattgtcgttgttgttgttgttgttattgttgttattgttgttgtcgctgccaccgcctccaccgGGCACGTTGATCCCACCGTTATTGTCTCCAGGAGTACACTTCCCGGAGAGGATGCAGGCAGCTACGCCTACTCCGGCCGCTCCTGCTCCAGCTCCCTCGGCGGCccctgccccgccggcggccgcacCACCAGCAGGGTTGGCCCCAGCTGGAGTGTTGCCGCCAGGGGTACTACCACCTGGGCTCGGGGTGTTGCCGCCTCCGGGGGGAGGTGTTCCGCCAGGGGTTGCCCCGCCGGCTGGCGGCACGCCACCAGCAACCGGAGcattgccgccgccgccaccattCGTGTTGCCGTTGGTGTTGTCAGGATTGTTGGTGTTGTCGggattgttgttgttgtcatTGTTGTTGGGAGTGGGCTGCGGATTGTTgccagtcggcgtcggcgcgcttggcgtcggcgcgtccggTGTTCCCTGCGGAGCGGGACCTTGGTTGGGGGCTTGATTGGGGGCCTCGGGCGTGAAGTCGGGGGCCTCCATCCCAGTGGTGTTTGGCCCTTCGGGCAACTGCGACAGACCATCAAACACCCTGTAGATGTTAAGGAAGTTTCGATACGAATTACTGAGGTCCTCGAGTGCCAACACGTAATTGCTGGCAGTGGTTGTAACGCCCGCCGGCAACTTGCCAGCGTCGATTGTCGCCTGGATAACGGCACGAACGCCGTTCGTAAGCCGCCATACTCGCTGGAGTTGCACGCGGGTCGCCCTGCTCTTCTGACCTTGGAGCTGCGCCCTCAGGTCGACGAAAATGTTGCGCAAGTCGCCCTGTGTGGGTGGCCAGACCGCGTTCTGATTAAATATCCCGCGGATGGCGTCTCGGAGATCAAATGGGACGTTGGCCGGGATGGTCCATTGGAATCCCTGTCGCTTGGCATTGACGACTGTGTCCTTGTGTTCATGAGGAGCGGGACCCGAGGGCGGGACGCTATCGCTATCAATAAGGCTCCATTTACGAGCAGCTGGATACAGTTGACTCACATGAGCCCCTGCAGGACTGCAGTCTTGAGTAGGTCTGCCTGGTCTGGTTGAAGGACCACATTGAGATTGCGCGGTGGCACAAGAGGTCGGCCAGCAACCAACAAGGCCTGGAGAGCGACCAGGATGGCGAGGATTCTGATCATGGCGAGAAGTTGGGTGGGGCTGAAGACAGGCGCGTCGGGGCCTTATGTACCTTGGAAAGCCAGTGCATACTTCACCCACATGCGCCTGGGACGACCCCTCGCCTTGCACAGCTCTCCAGAACTGGCGCGATGTCAACAAGTCAGCAGAAGTCGTGACGCGTCGGAGCCCCTTGCCCTCGCTGGCGAGGAACATGGTCAACACTGTTCTTCGTGAGCGCGGCTCCGATGTTATTATGGTCGTTTCGGTCAACATGTTATCTTGACAACCAGTAGCGTGCTACAACTATCCCTTGTAAACCCCTCGTTGaagccagcggcggccgcgcgtcATGACGAGATGTTACACGACGGATGTGGACCGACGCCTGGTTCCTCAAACCATCTCCAAGTGGCGTCTCCGACAGTCTCGTCTCAAACTCTAAAGATTACGGCCGTGGCCTGGATCTGGGCCGTGGCCGGCAAACATGTTCTTGGGTCAGATCGATGCACAAGTTGGACCAGTAACACTGTTGTCGGTCACGTTCAGCGGGGTTAAACTCTATCGAACACGATCCACAAACATTCTCACTGCCGAAACGCGTTTCCCCGAGTGGAGGGTGCCcacacgcgcacgacgagcagaGATGAGGCCTTCAGGGGAAATGGCATGGCTATTCGGGTCAACAACGCCTCGGTCGAGCCTCCTCACGCGAACAAGGAGCTGGGGTCCCGCCCTTGTATGGGGGTACTTTACGGTGGCGCCGGGCCGGGTCACTCTGTCTGCCGATGTCTGCCGACTTGAATATCCTGGCCGTAGATTCATCTCAGCCAATGCCGTGCACAGACTCATCTCCTCGCTCTGCAACGCTGTCGGAGTGCTCATCTGGGGGTGGAGGCCTAGAgtcgcgtcgacgcgtgGGGTATACTCATCTCGATCACGAATGAGGAGAGACGCACGGCCCCGCGTACTAGGCACAGTGTCAGAGACCATTACGGAAGGCCGGGGCATCGTGTTAGGTATTGACCACGGTGGAGTGGAGCCATGTCGACGTGACGAGAGGGAGGAACGGCCCCTCGGTCGGTCGCCAACGTTTCGCCTCGAGGGGAGGTCTCACTGCCTATTGAGGAGCTGAAAGATCCCTTCGGATTGACGGTATGTTGAGCTGGGCACCAGATGTGACGCCGCGTGTTTGGTCTGTTGGCTAGCAGCTCCCTCACGCGTCCTGTGGTCCTCAAGGCACCTGACACCGCGACTCGTTGCTGTAGGAGTGGGACCAAACTTCGGCTTCGTTACCAGGACCTCAGGTGGATCACGTGCTTCCCCACATCTTGAGTGTTGTTGATCACAATGAGGAGGTTGGAGATCGTGTGCGAGGAAGTGGGAACGCATGCGCCTGGGTCTCATGGGAGCTTGAATCAGACAGAGTAGCGTTGGACGTTGGCGGAGGCATGACTGGCGACCAAAGGAGGGGCTGGGTGCAGCacccgtcgacggcgagagtGGACTTGGCGACTCGGCCTATCTcatgcacacacacacatatcggcgacgacgagcgagacaTCATGGTACAAGAGTGAGATACTATCCGATATTACTTCCTtcgcaccgtcgtcgtcgtggtgaCAGGTAGGCTCTACGCTATACTACCCATCAGGTGTGGTGCAGTGGCGAGACCTTGGAACGAACGTGACTGACCCGACGGCGCTCGGGGGCCGGTGCGCCAAGACGCCCGGACACTCGCACGTGGACGGCCACGCTCGTGGATCTCAACTGGGCACGCACATGGGCGGCATGGTTCTCACTTCACCAGACCAACTGCAACCAACTGGCGTGTGGGTCAAAAGCCGACAGCGATGATACCAtcgccggcgttggcgcccCGGGGCACTTCCCATATGCGGAGCACCTTTTTGGCGCGCGCCAGAGTCGGCCTGCGCCTCTGTGGTCGGAGGGGGTCCGAGGCAATGGCGACGGGTCGATTGAGAGTGAACAACGTCTCCGGGGCATCTCCTGGCTCCTGGAGGGTCTGGTGGATCTACGCGTCGATCAATCGCTCGTCAAGCAGCGTGTACTTGGCGGTAAGCGGGCTGACGCTCAGCGGCGCGACCACCCCGTCCTCGCTCCTCACACACTGAGTGGGTGTGCTGTGCATACCAGGGCGTCAGCAAGAAGTCGTCTTGACACATATGCCCGATGCACAGTCTGTCAATGTTGGACGGCAAGGCACTATGGGGAATGGACACATGGGGGCCAAGCAGTGGAATGCAAGCGAGGGCgggctcgctcgacgaggatgagagGGTGGGGCATAGAGAgaggcagcgcggcggcgacggcggcggcggccgagtggGGAAAATGACGGCATGTGCCCTCAACTGCCGCACGTCATGGGACCAATgccgctgctcgtcctcggcagcagcagccatccccaggcaaggcaggcaaggcaggcaggtgggCAGCCTCCCTTCCATATTATCTTGTTCATCCTTTACTGCTTTGCTTCATCTCTCCAACTCACATTACTACTCTTCAGTCCCAAACAACCATGTCATCCCAGCTGGGATTTGACACACAGTCCCCGCGCTCTGGCACGCCGCAGCCCAACGGTGCCGGGGCGAATGGAAACCACGAGGGTGCCGACCATGACGAGGCGACACCAGTCGTGCACCGCGCTTCACTCccccgctcgagctcgccggtcCAGTTCTCCAGCAGTGCGCACACCGCGCATCACAGCGCTGGACCGAAGAAGATTGCTGTGCTGACATCGGGCGGCGACTCGGCGGGCATGAACGCTGCGGGTGAGTCGATATGGCTGCCGATCCACGACACTCTTGTTATCAGGAGGCGGCACGCTTCGCGATAAGAAGCTGACAGGCCGCagtgcgcgccgtcgtccgctATGGCATTGCTCGGTGAGTGGATTCGGCCCCGGGTGACTGCGTGAGAAGGTGTCCATGGCGTTGGTGATGCCAAGAAACGCCCCCGGTCGGCCATTTCGCCGTCCACCGCCCCCCATACCTCCTCATCCACACACAACTGACCACCCGCAGCGGCTGCCAGGCGTACATCATCCGCGAGGGCTGGGAAGGCCTCGTGCGCGGCAATGCGACCGagcccacgccggcgtcgtcgcgccacCCATCCAAcgtcgcctcgccggccATCAACGCTGCGCTCAACCCCCGCAGCGTGGGCTTTGGCCAGATGATGTCCAAGCTCTCGCTGGACAATAGCGACCGCCCCGACGACCCCTTTGGGTCAGCAAGCGCGCAGAATGCCTGGACGCCGATGGCATTCGACTCAAAGGACCCGAACGCGATCGCCAGACTGTCCGATGCGCCCCTGTCGTTTGGCTacggcggcctcctccgcgacggggcgggcgagggcgaccccgacgagctggccgcgaCGTTTAGCGACCACCCGCCTACGATTGAGGATGAGGTCGATGACAATGGCCGTTCGCTCAAGGACCGCTACATTGTCCGCGTGGGCTGGGACGACACGCGCAgctggctcggcgagggcggcactCTTATCGGGTCGTCTCGCTGTCCTTCATGTGAGTGGGCAAGCTACATATTGAGGGCTAACAGCTACAGTCCGTACGCGCGAGGGACGTCTCAAGGCCACACACAACTTGATCAAGTATGGCATTGACTGCCTCGCCATCTGCGGTGGTGACGGCTCGCTCACAGGTGCCGATGTCCTGCGCGGCGAGTGGCCGGACCTCATCCGCGAGCTCCACGCAAACGGCACTATCACCGACGACCAGTTTGAGGAGCACCAGCACCTCAACAttgtcggccttgtcggctCCATCGAGTGGGTAGCAGTGTGGGCATACCGCTGACGCGTAGCAACGACATGTCCATGACGGACCAGACCATCGGTGCCGACACTGCGCTGCACCGTATCTGCGAGGCTGTCGACTCTATTTCGTCcacggcgtcgtcgcacTCGAGAGCGTTCGTCATCGAGGTCATGGGCAGGCActgcggctggctggctctgATGGCAGGTGTCGCCACGGGCGCCGACTTCATCTTCATCCCCGAGGACCCGCCCAGCGGCGactgggaggaggagctgtgCGGCGTCCTCCATCACCACCGCCAGATCGGTAAGCGCAAGAGCATTGTCattgtcgccgagggcgcgctcgacgccaacctCAAGCCCATCAAGGGCGACTATGTCAAGGACATCCTCACCAAGCGCCTTGGGCTGGACACACGTCTCACCACCCTCGGCCAcacgcagcgcggcggcaagccgTCGGCCGCTGACCGCATTCTGGTaggtgccgccgcctcagcCTTTGAAGCACCGCGCTGACGTCTCAGGCAACCCTCCAAGGtgtcaaggccgtcgaggccctgCTCGAGGCCACGCCCGAAACCCCTTCGTACATGATCGGCATTCAGGAGAACAAGATCACCAAGGTGCCCCTGCTCGAAGCCGTCGCGCAAACAAAGGCCGTTGCCGAAGCGATCGAGAACAAGGACTTTGCCAAAGCCATCTCGTACCGTGATGCCGACTTTCAGGACATGCTTGAGGCCTTCAAGATCAGCAGCTCTCTTTCGCAGGCCGACCACGCTCCCGAGGGTCAGAGACTCCGCCTAGCCATCATCCAGTGAGGTTGACACAAGAGGCAATGCTGACCTCGCCAGCGTTGGTGCTCCCGCAGGAGGCATGAATGCCGCGACACGTCAGGCGGTCAGATACTGTCTGGCACGTGCGCACACCCCTCTCGGTATCCACAACGGCTTTGAGggtctcctcgacgacaacatcACGGAACTCACCTGGCTCCGTGTCGACAACTGGACGACCCGCGGTGGCTCCGAGCTGGGCACGAACCGCACGTTGCCCAATGTCGACATGGGCGGTatcgccgctgcgctgcaGCGTCACAAGATTGACGGCCTGCTCCTCATCGGCGGCTTTGAGGCCTTTAGTGCCGTGACCATGCTGGAGAAGGCGCGCAAGGACTACCCTGCGCTGCACATCCCCATCATTCACATCCCCGCGACCATTTCCAACAACGTTCCCTTGACCGACTTCTCGCTGGGCTCTGACACCTCGCTCAACGTCCTCGTTTCGGCGTGCGATGCCATCAAGCAGAGtgcgtcggcatcgcgcaACCGTGTGTTTGTTGTCGAGACTCAGGGCGGAATGAGTGGCTACTTGGCAACTCTCGGCGctcttgccgtcggcgcagtGCTCGTCTACACTCCAGAAGAGGGAATCAACCTGCGGaccctgctcgaggacgccgagttCCTCAAGGAACGCTACAAGCTAGACGAGAAGGGACAGCAAGAGGGGCGCCTTGTTGTGCGGTAAGCCACAAAGCCAACCACCACACAGAGCTAACACCGGGACCAGGTCGGAAAAATCATCGAGTGTTTACACGACAGACTTTGTAACCAAGGTTCTCAaagaggagggcaaggacctCTTTGACGCCCGCTcggcccagctcggccacaCGCTCCAGGGTCTCGTCCCATCGCCCCTGGACCGTACGCGCGCGGCTCGCATGGCCCTCTTGTCGGTCAAGTTCCTCGAGAagcacgcccacgcccgctcGCAGGACTAcactggccgccgccgcacggcCGACCTGCCGCCCACCGACACGGCCGCCATGATTGCGGTCAGAGGCTCCAAGATTCTGTACGCCAAGATGTCGGACGTCATTTCGCACACCGACGTCaagctgcgccgcggcgaagACGTGTGGTGGTACGACATCAAGCGCCTGGTCGAGATCCTTGGCGGCCGCACCGGTCTCGTCACCAGCCTCTTTGCCCAgagcaagcgcaagcgcccCGTCCGTCACCGCTATGGCAGTTACCAGATTGCGGGAGTCAACGACGACTGCCCTGTCCCAAACTTGAACCCGACCCCTAATGTCTAAGACTGGTGAGCCCACAACGTCAACAACGACTGCTGCTCGGGTCCTGCACCTGTCGTGAGTCCATAGCCCAACTCCATGTACTGTATCACGTGAATCTACGTCCCTCGCTGTCATTGCTCCAAGGGCTCTTTTGCCCCCCAGCAGTAAAGTTCC encodes the following:
- the pfk1_0 gene encoding ATP-dependent 6-phosphofructokinase; the encoded protein is MSSQLGFDTQSPRSGTPQPNGAGANGNHEGADHDEATPVVHRASLPRSSSPVQFSSSAHTAHHSAGPKKIAVLTSGGDSAGMNAAVRAVVRYGIARGCQAYIIREGWEGLVRGNATEPTPASSRHPSNVASPAINAALNPRSVGFGQMMSKLSLDNSDRPDDPFGSASAQNAWTPMAFDSKDPNAIARLSDAPLSFGYGGLLRDGAGEGDPDELAATFSDHPPTIEDEVDDNGRSLKDRYIVRVGWDDTRSWLGEGGTLIGSSRCPSFRTREGRLKATHNLIKYGIDCLAICGGDGSLTGADVLRGEWPDLIRELHANGTITDDQFEEHQHLNIVGLVGSIDNDMSMTDQTIGADTALHRICEAVDSISSTASSHSRAFVIEVMGRHCGWLALMAGVATGADFIFIPEDPPSGDWEEELCGVLHHHRQIGKRKSIVIVAEGALDANLKPIKGDYVKDILTKRLGLDTRLTTLGHTQRGGKPSAADRILATLQGVKAVEALLEATPETPSYMIGIQENKITKVPLLEAVAQTKAVAEAIENKDFAKAISYRDADFQDMLEAFKISSSLSQADHAPEGQRLRLAIIHVGAPAGGMNAATRQAVRYCLARAHTPLGIHNGFEGLLDDNITELTWLRVDNWTTRGGSELGTNRTLPNVDMGGIAAALQRHKIDGLLLIGGFEAFSAVTMLEKARKDYPALHIPIIHIPATISNNVPLTDFSLGSDTSLNVLVSACDAIKQSASASRNRVFVVETQGGMSGYLATLGALAVGAVLVYTPEEGINLRTLLEDAEFLKERYKLDEKGQQEGRLVVRSEKSSSVYTTDFVTKVLKEEGKDLFDARSAQLGHTLQGLVPSPLDRTRAARMALLSVKFLEKHAHARSQDYTGRRRTADLPPTDTAAMIAVRGSKILYAKMSDVISHTDVKLRRGEDVWWYDIKRLVEILGGRTGLVTSLFAQSKRKRPVRHRYGSYQIAGVNDDCPVPNLNPTPNV